One genomic segment of Syngnathus acus chromosome 1, fSynAcu1.2, whole genome shotgun sequence includes these proteins:
- the LOC119122012 gene encoding RIB43A-like with coiled-coils protein 2: protein MWSGSNFERASLERRKYNERQRKERIFNDKLRTIGIDKQGLDRQLDDKKKWKDAEKFEQDTFEAQFLHDRKQAYLLQRKEEREKSEAEKSNFQEQYARAIQEKLNRDESEEPLENMMPPGMAGEDPNSENRVCRQKEQLREWLLQQQIELAREKERQNNERLNDDKFRVHIDNVAQGLENAVLERRKKNAVELNEFNQALAEERQRYERELRDDFREIRPSQVGVPGMLHAFDRRPRPESSEQMKKFWNLQVEEKMMTKLEGTKEKQQYDRWCSNTTRTAMIIERQQERLKKAQRQELDYNNTTTAEYDRRNRPDIKTGRIDESFFAKFNTCSR, encoded by the coding sequence ATGTGGAGTGGCTCTAACTTTGAACGGGCAAGTTTAGAAAGACGCAAATACAATGAGcgacaaagaaaagaaagaatttTTAACGACAAACTGAGAACCATCGGTATTGACAAGCAAGGCCTTGACAGGCAGCTGGATGACaagaaaaaatggaaagatgCAGAAAAGTTTGAACAAGACACTTTTGAGGCCCAATTCCTTCATGATAGAAAGCAAGCGTATCTTCTTCAACGCAAAGAAGAAAGGGAGAAATCTGAAGCGGAGAAGAGCAATTTTCAGGAACAATATGCGCGTGCCATTCAGGAGAAATTGAACCGGGATGAGTCTGAGGAGCCACTTGAAAACATGATGCCTCCGGGAATGGCAGGCGAGGACCCAAACAGCGAAAACCGAGTATGCAGGCAGAAAGAGCAGCTGAGGGAGTGGCTGCTCCAGCAACAAATAGAGCTAgccagagagaaagaaagacaaaataatgaaaGGTTGAACGATGACAAATTCAGAGTACATATAGACAATGTCGCTCAGGGACTGGAAAACGCCGTGTtagagagaaggaaaaaaaatgcagttgaACTGAACGAGTTCAATCAGGCATTGGCTGAAGAGAGGCAACGGTATGAACGGGAACTCAGAGATGACTTCAGAGAGATACGGCCGAGTCAGGTGGGGGTTCCTGGTATGTTGCACGCCTTTGATAGAAGGCCACGTCCCGAGAGCTCTGAGCAAATGAAAAAGTTCTGGAACCTTCAAGTTGAGgagaaaatgatgacaaaattgGAGGGGACCAAAGAGAAGCAACAATACGACCGTTGGTGCTCCAACACGACACGTACGGCTATGATCATAGAGAGGCAGCAGGAGCGACTGAAGAAGGCGCAACGGCAGGAGCTGGACTATAACAACACCACCACTGCTGAATATGACAGGCGCAATAGACCTGACATTAAAACAGGACGCATCGATGAAAGCTTCTTCGCCAAATTTAACACCTGCAGTCGCTGA